In the genome of Acidimicrobiales bacterium, one region contains:
- a CDS encoding BMC domain-containing protein, with protein TRGLVPAIEAADAMTKASEVRLIGRQFVGGGYVTVLVRGETGAVNAAVRAGADACERVGDGLAAAHIIARPHSEVEQILPAGAHETQVAPA; from the coding sequence GACCCGGGGACTCGTCCCGGCGATCGAGGCTGCCGACGCCATGACCAAGGCGTCGGAGGTGCGGCTGATCGGCCGCCAGTTCGTCGGCGGCGGTTACGTCACCGTGCTGGTCCGTGGCGAGACGGGCGCCGTCAACGCCGCGGTCCGTGCCGGCGCCGACGCCTGCGAGCGAGTGGGCGACGGCCTGGCTGCCGCGCACATCATCGCCCGGCCGCACAGCGAGGTGGAGCAGATCCTCCCCGCCGGCGCCCACGAGACCCAGGTCGCGCCCGCGTAG
- a CDS encoding 4a-hydroxytetrahydrobiopterin dehydratase, which yields MTTEPRWPEGWTEVERPASLHRRFEFAAYPEARAFLERLAGLSKETGLYPDLSFSRTYVNVTVYGADETAVGAEAREFASRAESLVAVGAA from the coding sequence ATGACCACGGAACCCCGATGGCCGGAGGGATGGACGGAGGTCGAGCGACCAGCGTCGCTGCACCGGCGCTTCGAGTTCGCCGCCTACCCGGAGGCACGAGCCTTCCTCGAACGGCTCGCGGGCCTCTCGAAGGAGACCGGGCTCTATCCGGATCTGAGCTTCAGCCGGACATACGTCAACGTCACGGTGTACGGCGCGGATGAAACCGCGGTCGGCGCGGAGGCGCGGGAGTTCGCCTCTCGCGCCGAGTCACTCGTCGCCGTCGGCGCGGCGTGA